One Cyprinus carpio isolate SPL01 chromosome B25, ASM1834038v1, whole genome shotgun sequence genomic region harbors:
- the LOC109045083 gene encoding photoreceptor-specific nuclear receptor-like, whose product MEDPMSEMFMIPFASPTESSRSNSTDDSQDGKSPTPGKILNSGLLCKVCSDTSSGKHYGIYACNGCSGFFKRSVRRRLIYRCQAGTGMCPVDKAHRNQCQACRLKKCLQAGMNKEAVQNERQPRSTAQVRLDTLDMDKDKEHLTTTLEPTSSSTCTVINRPLLGSSISSSISSTDTSQHSNSPKNGHRFMASLMTAETCAKLEPEDVDENIDVTSNEPERSSPEYCSALYPSRGPESVYETSARLLFMSVKWAKNLPVFSHLPFRDQVILLEEAWSELFLLCAIQWSLPLDNCPLLSLPDLSPPGQGKGSPLASDVRVLQEVFSRFKPLQVDPTEFACLKAIVLFKPETRGLKDPEQVENLQDQSQVLLAQHSHTLYPSQVARFGRLMLLLPSLHFVSSERIEQLFFQRTIGNTPMEKLLCDMFKN is encoded by the exons ATGGAGGATCCAATGTCAGAAATGTTCATGATACCATTTGCATCACCAACAGAGTCTTCCAGGAGCAACTCTACGGATGACAGCCAAGATG GTAAAAGCCCCACTCCTGGCAAGATCCTGAACTCTGGACTTCTTTGTAAAGTGTGTTCTGACACCAGCAGTGGGAAACACTACGGGATATATGCTTGCAATGGTTGCAGTGGCTTTTTCAAGCGCAGTGTGAGGCGCAGACTCATCTATAG ATGTCAAGCTGGTACAGGCATGTGTCCCGTGGACAAAGCCCATCGGAATCAATGCCAGGCCTGTCGCCTAAAGAAATGCCTTCAAGCTGGCATGAACAAGGAAG CTGTTCAGAATGAGCGTCAGCCCCGCAGCACCGCTCAAGTCAGATTAGACACACTGGATATGGACAAGGACAAGGAACACCTCACCACCACCCTGGAGCCCACCTCCTCGTCCACCTGCACTGTGATCAACCGCCCACTGCTGGGCTCCTCCATCAGTTCCAGCATCAGCTCCACAGATACTAGCCAGCACTCCAACAGTCCCAAGAATGGACATCGCTTCATGGCCAGCCTGATGACGGCTGAGACCTGCGCCAAGCTGGAACCAGAGGACG TGGATGAGAACATCGATGTGACCAGTAATGAACCCGAAAGGAGTTCTCCAGAGTACTGCAGTGCTCTCTACCCCTCACGTGGACCAGAGAGTGTATATGAAACCTCAGCCCGCCTGCTCTTCATGTCTGTTAAATGGGCAAAGAACTTGCCGGTGTTTTCCCATCTACCGTTCAGAGACCAG GTGATTCTACTTGAGGAAGCATGGAGCGAGCTGTTTCTTCTGTGTGCAATTCAGTGGTCGCTACCTCTGGACAACTGCCCCCTGCTGTCCCTGCCGGACCTCTCACCCCCAGGACAGGGCAAGGGAAGCCCCTTGGCCTCGGATGTGAGGGTCTTGCAAGAAGTGTTCAGCCGCTTTAAGCCCCTGCAAGTGGATCCGACTGAGTTTGCATGCTTGAAAgccattgttttgtttaaaccag AAACACGAGGACTTAAAGATCCAGAACAGGTGGAGAACCTACAAGATCAGTCCCAAGTGCTGCTAGCTCAACATAGCCACACTCTTTACCCAAGTCAAGTCGCCAG GTTTGGCAGGCTAATGCTTCTCCTTCCATCCCTTCACTTCGTGAGTTCGGAAAGAATCGAGCAACTTTTCTTCCAGAGAACCATCGGGAACACGCCCATGGAGAAACTACTGTGTGACATGTTCAAAAACTGA